Genomic window (Camelina sativa cultivar DH55 unplaced genomic scaffold, Cs unpScaffold02790, whole genome shotgun sequence):
ATCACGTTTTCACAATGTCCTCAACTTGAGCCTTTGCCTCGCTTAGTCTTTGCCTTACTGCGTAATCCCCTTCTCCGGTTTCATGAAGAAGGTGTTCATCCTGACTACAGAATCTACTTGCAATGCCTTTTCAGGTAATCACCCTAATAAGATAATGACTAGTTGTGAGTTTTATTGTATATAAGGCTACGATTGTTACAAATGTCAACTTCTGCATTTGTTTTCTGAAAATTGCAGTGTGTTGGACCCGAGCTCTCTCCACTGCGGGATTTACCCAGCGCTAATGTCATATTCAACACCGGATACACTGGCATATCCGCGTCATTCATTGAGCCGTGCAGCATTGATAACAAGTGGTAGTCCGATATTTTTCCTAGATGCATATACCACTTTGATAGTTTTCTACTCATCAACAGCAGACCCGTCAATACCTTTTCCTCCTCCTCAAGACTGTAAGTTTGCTCGCCAAATGAAATCCACTTCAACCACCTTTACCATCTGTCAGGTTATGTTGATTTGGAAACTTGATCGTACAGGTTTATTGAGGAAGACCATAAACAAGGTTAAACAAGAAAGGAGCATCACACCAAAGCTGATGTTTATCCGAGGAGGACAAGATGATGCTACTACCTTTGAGAACTATCTTATAGAAGAACAAGATGTGGACGGTAACGGTTTTGCTAGTGCCAGTTTTGTGTCTTTCCTCGATGATATTTCGCAGCGTGTCACTGAGTACATGAAGTGAAAAGCCAAGTGACCCTTTAGTTTTGTTATACACCCGAACTCAAAAAATTTAAACGTGTCAAACGTTTCCCATTTAGAGTTTTTGCTCTTGTTGTAAAATTTGCTCTTAGACTAGCATCCCAACTTTTTTGCTCTCTAAATCCGAATGAATAATTAAGCAAAAATTGGTTCTTCACTCTTTCATAAAACTTTCACTTACATGTCTGTTAACCTGTTAACAGTAGAGCGGCAA
Coding sequences:
- the LOC104774419 gene encoding uncharacterized protein LOC104774419 yields the protein MSYSTPDTLAYPRHSLSRAALITSGSPIFFLDAYTTLIVFYSSTADPSIPFPPPQDCLLRKTINKVKQERSITPKLMFIRGGQDDATTFENYLIEEQDVDGNGFASASFVSFLDDISQRVTEYMK